One segment of Pleomorphomonas sp. PLEO DNA contains the following:
- a CDS encoding DeoR/GlpR family DNA-binding transcription regulator yields MADELPLARRDLIAVRLAEGQSVASVQLAAEFGVSEDAIRRDLRALAAEGLCRRVYGGALPLTAKPISARLGDGMDRKRVLAARAAGLVGRGELVFLDSSSAHVLLADALPEDFGLTVATNSVDVAAAVLARQDIDLLMIGGAVDAAVGGAVDAVAVAAVSHLAIDLSFIGVCGVSAANGVGAEYHADARFKRTVMAMSRRSAALVTSDKFAARAPYRVAEISAFSQFVVEQDAPEALLADLKGAGAEVLSAGDPI; encoded by the coding sequence ATGGCTGATGAACTTCCCCTTGCTCGCCGTGATCTGATCGCCGTCCGCCTCGCCGAGGGGCAGTCGGTGGCGTCCGTCCAACTCGCCGCTGAATTCGGCGTTTCCGAAGATGCCATCCGCCGTGATCTCCGGGCACTGGCCGCCGAAGGGCTTTGCCGCCGCGTCTACGGCGGTGCGCTACCGCTGACGGCGAAGCCCATATCGGCGCGTCTTGGCGATGGTATGGATCGCAAGCGGGTGCTGGCGGCGCGCGCGGCCGGGCTGGTTGGGCGGGGCGAGCTGGTCTTCCTCGACTCCAGCAGCGCGCATGTTTTGCTGGCCGATGCGTTGCCTGAGGACTTCGGGCTGACGGTCGCCACCAATTCGGTGGACGTCGCCGCCGCCGTGCTGGCACGGCAGGATATTGATCTCTTGATGATCGGTGGCGCCGTGGATGCCGCCGTCGGCGGCGCGGTCGATGCCGTCGCCGTCGCGGCCGTCTCGCACCTTGCCATCGACCTATCCTTTATCGGCGTCTGCGGCGTGTCGGCCGCCAATGGCGTTGGCGCCGAGTATCATGCCGATGCGCGTTTCAAGCGTACCGTGATGGCGATGAGCCGGCGCAGCGCGGCGCTCGTTACCAGCGACAAGTTCGCCGCCCGCGCGCCCTACCGCGTCGCAGAGATTTCCGCCTTTTCACAATTCGTCGTCGAACAGGATGCGCCAGAGGCGCTGCTTGCCGACCTAAAGGGAGCCGGTGCCGAGGTTTTGTCGGCCGGCGATCCGATATGA
- a CDS encoding MFS transporter, protein MISADRPATRLATRLAFLVAGFGVACWAPLIPYAKARLAVDDGVLGLLLLCLGIGSVVAMPMTGMLSARYGSKPIVIGGAIGMAVVLPLLAVASTPLMLGAALFLFGGSLGSLDVAMNIHAVEVEKAAKRPLMSGFHGLFSVGGFIGSVFATFLLSVQLGPLPTMLVAAALMLATTVAIAPRLLKAVKAEGAPLFAVPRGFVLLLAVLTAIVFLVEGAVLDWGALFLTGQGLVGAEQGGMAYMVFSIAMTVMRLAGDAVVGRIGDRATLFWGGLIGIAGFVLVLTAPIVAVAMMGFLLIGIGLANTVPVLFRRAGNQSIMPAGLAVAAVTTTGYAGMLVGPAGIGFVAKLTSLPASLWMLTALLLLVTLTAGRVAGRPH, encoded by the coding sequence ATGATATCCGCAGATCGGCCAGCCACCCGGCTTGCCACGCGCCTTGCCTTCCTGGTCGCCGGTTTTGGCGTCGCCTGCTGGGCCCCACTGATCCCTTATGCCAAGGCGCGGCTTGCCGTCGACGACGGCGTGCTGGGACTGCTACTTCTGTGCCTCGGCATCGGCTCGGTGGTCGCCATGCCGATGACCGGCATGCTGAGCGCTCGTTATGGCAGCAAGCCGATCGTCATTGGCGGGGCGATCGGCATGGCTGTCGTCCTGCCGCTGCTCGCCGTGGCGTCGACGCCGCTGATGCTCGGTGCCGCGTTGTTCCTGTTCGGCGGCTCGCTCGGTTCGCTCGACGTTGCCATGAACATTCACGCTGTCGAGGTGGAGAAGGCAGCCAAGCGGCCGTTGATGTCTGGCTTCCACGGCCTGTTCAGCGTTGGCGGCTTCATTGGCTCGGTGTTCGCCACTTTCCTGCTGTCGGTGCAGCTCGGGCCGCTGCCGACCATGCTGGTGGCCGCCGCGCTGATGCTGGCCACCACCGTTGCGATTGCCCCGCGCCTCCTAAAAGCTGTGAAGGCCGAGGGTGCTCCGCTATTCGCCGTGCCGCGTGGCTTTGTGCTGCTGCTTGCCGTGTTGACGGCTATCGTCTTTCTCGTGGAAGGCGCTGTGCTCGATTGGGGTGCGCTCTTCCTCACGGGCCAAGGGCTCGTCGGGGCAGAGCAGGGCGGCATGGCCTATATGGTGTTCTCCATTGCCATGACGGTGATGCGCCTCGCTGGCGATGCGGTGGTCGGCCGGATCGGAGACCGGGCGACGCTATTCTGGGGTGGCCTCATTGGCATCGCTGGTTTCGTCCTGGTGTTGACGGCGCCGATCGTTGCTGTTGCCATGATGGGCTTTCTGCTGATCGGCATCGGACTCGCCAACACCGTGCCGGTGCTGTTCCGGCGGGCCGGTAATCAGTCCATCATGCCGGCCGGCCTCGCCGTCGCCGCCGTGACCACCACCGGTTATGCCGGCATGCTGGTGGGACCGGCCGGTATCGGCTTTGTCGCCAAGCTGACCAGCCTTCCCGCGTCGCTGTGGATGCTGACGGCGCTGCTCTTGCTGGTGACGCTGACGGCAGGCCGGGTGGCGGGGCGCCCGCACTGA
- a CDS encoding VOC family protein — translation MHLAHIALWTHDLDAAAAFWSDHFEAEVGDLYESRNRPGFRSRFVRLPDGAAIELMAGPWVDAASPTERAGWDHIAISLGSETAVDALAARCDEEGCLLSGPRRTGDGFYEAVIAAPDGIRIEITS, via the coding sequence ATGCACCTTGCCCATATCGCCCTGTGGACCCACGACCTCGACGCGGCCGCCGCTTTCTGGAGCGACCATTTCGAGGCCGAGGTGGGCGATCTTTACGAGAGCCGCAATCGTCCGGGCTTTCGGTCACGCTTCGTCAGGCTGCCGGATGGTGCCGCCATCGAACTGATGGCCGGGCCATGGGTCGATGCGGCCTCGCCGACCGAACGGGCCGGCTGGGATCATATCGCCATCTCGCTCGGGAGCGAGACCGCCGTTGACGCGCTGGCCGCCCGTTGCGACGAGGAGGGATGCCTTTTGTCGGGGCCGCGTCGGACTGGCGATGGTTTCTATGAGGCGGTAATCGCCGCGCCGGATGGTATCCGCATCGAAATCACCAGTTGA
- the epmA gene encoding EF-P lysine aminoacylase EpmA: MHETPGESPWWSAERHLARRPFLTARGQIKRALRTWFDEAGFTEVECPALQVSPGNEAHLHAFATEKVGLDGSRAPRYLHTSPEFTAKKLLAAGETRIFDFARVFRNREKGALHSCEFTLLEWYRANEPYEQLMDDAVELMRLAATTLGRDRFLWRGRAADPFADVEKLTVGEAFSRYAGIDLLSTLTDDPAAPDRDALAAQALAHGYRVVADDSWTDIYSRILVESIEPNLGMERPTIFYEYPVCEAALSRPVARDPRLAERFELYACGVELANAFGELTDPAEQRRRFIEEMDIKERIYGERYPIDEDFLAALAHMPPASGIALGFERLVVLASGARSIEDVVWAPV; the protein is encoded by the coding sequence ATGCACGAAACGCCCGGAGAGTCGCCCTGGTGGTCGGCCGAGCGGCATCTCGCACGCCGTCCCTTCCTTACCGCCCGTGGCCAGATCAAGCGCGCCCTGCGCACCTGGTTCGATGAGGCAGGCTTCACCGAAGTGGAATGCCCGGCACTGCAAGTGTCGCCAGGCAACGAAGCGCATCTCCACGCTTTCGCCACCGAGAAGGTCGGCCTCGACGGCAGCCGCGCGCCGCGCTACCTCCACACCTCGCCGGAATTCACCGCCAAGAAGCTGCTCGCCGCCGGCGAGACGCGGATCTTCGATTTCGCCCGCGTCTTCCGCAACCGCGAGAAAGGCGCCCTGCACTCCTGCGAATTCACGCTGCTCGAATGGTACCGAGCGAACGAGCCTTATGAGCAACTGATGGACGACGCGGTCGAGCTGATGCGTCTTGCCGCCACAACGCTCGGGCGTGATCGCTTCCTCTGGCGTGGCCGCGCCGCCGATCCTTTCGCCGACGTCGAAAAACTCACCGTCGGCGAGGCATTTTCCCGCTACGCCGGCATCGACTTGCTCTCGACGCTCACCGACGATCCCGCGGCACCCGATCGCGATGCCCTCGCGGCGCAAGCGTTGGCGCACGGCTATCGCGTCGTCGCCGACGACAGCTGGACCGACATCTACTCCCGCATCCTGGTGGAGAGCATCGAGCCGAACCTCGGTATGGAGAGGCCAACCATTTTCTACGAATATCCTGTCTGCGAGGCCGCTCTCTCCCGCCCCGTCGCGCGCGATCCGCGCCTTGCCGAACGCTTCGAGCTCTATGCCTGTGGCGTCGAACTCGCCAATGCCTTCGGCGAGCTGACCGATCCGGCCGAACAGCGCCGCCGCTTCATCGAAGAGATGGACATCAAGGAGCGCATCTACGGCGAGCGCTACCCGATCGATGAGGACTTTCTCGCCGCCCTCGCCCACATGCCACCGGCATCGGGCATCGCGCTCGGCTTCGAGCGGCTGGTAGTCCTGGCCAGCGGCGCCCGCTCCATTGAGGACGTCGTCTGGGCGCCCGTCTGA
- the efp gene encoding elongation factor P, whose translation MVKVIASQIRKGNVVELDDKLHVVLLAESFHPGKGTPTTQIDMRRINDGVKVSVRYKTTEQVEKAMIDEQPYTFLYEEDHGFAFMQMTTYEQISVPKEVVGDRAPFLAENMECQIGVYNDLPVSIELPARMTLEVVETEPAVKGQTAASSYKPAILSNGVRTMVPPFVAVGTRIVVMTEDASYVERAKD comes from the coding sequence ATGGTCAAGGTCATCGCTAGCCAAATTCGCAAGGGCAACGTCGTCGAGCTGGATGATAAGCTCCACGTCGTCCTGCTGGCCGAGAGTTTCCATCCGGGCAAGGGCACGCCCACCACGCAGATCGACATGCGCCGCATCAACGATGGCGTGAAGGTGTCGGTGCGCTACAAGACCACCGAGCAGGTCGAAAAGGCGATGATCGACGAGCAGCCCTACACCTTCCTCTATGAGGAAGATCACGGCTTCGCCTTCATGCAGATGACGACCTACGAGCAGATCTCTGTGCCCAAGGAAGTGGTCGGCGACCGCGCGCCCTTCCTGGCTGAGAATATGGAATGCCAAATCGGCGTTTATAACGACCTTCCCGTGTCGATCGAGTTGCCGGCGCGCATGACCCTTGAGGTCGTCGAGACCGAACCGGCGGTGAAGGGCCAGACGGCGGCTTCTTCCTACAAGCCGGCCATTCTGTCGAACGGCGTGCGCACCATGGTGCCGCCTTTCGTCGCTGTTGGTACCCGTATCGTGGTGATGACCGAGGACGCCTCCTACGTCGAGCGCGCCAAGGATTGA
- a CDS encoding entericidin — MSVKSILSIGVIALSVVAFGGCANTIRGAGKDTANVVDATQSAGHNVGTAARR, encoded by the coding sequence ATGTCCGTAAAGTCCATTCTCAGCATCGGTGTCATCGCTCTCTCGGTCGTTGCTTTCGGCGGTTGCGCCAACACGATCCGTGGCGCAGGCAAGGATACTGCCAACGTCGTTGATGCCACCCAGAGCGCCGGCCACAATGTTGGCACCGCCGCTCGTCGCTGA
- the mraZ gene encoding division/cell wall cluster transcriptional repressor MraZ, protein MNGFVSRVTNKIDRKGRVSIPAPFRQVLSRDGFEGLYCYPSIDMEAVDCGGNQLLAEIERNLARYTPFSEDHDLLSTAFYGSSDRLTVDSEGRIGLTPTLLDITGITTEVTFVGQGYKFQIWEPTRFAAYELTARERARALRRAPKPAQKPEDGA, encoded by the coding sequence ATGAACGGCTTCGTATCGCGCGTCACCAACAAGATCGATCGGAAAGGGCGGGTGTCCATCCCGGCGCCTTTTCGGCAGGTTTTGTCGCGCGATGGCTTCGAAGGCCTCTACTGCTATCCGTCGATCGACATGGAAGCGGTGGATTGCGGCGGCAACCAGCTGCTCGCCGAAATCGAGCGCAATCTTGCTCGTTACACGCCGTTTTCCGAGGATCACGACCTGTTGTCGACGGCCTTCTATGGCTCCTCGGATCGTCTGACGGTCGACAGCGAGGGGCGTATCGGCCTGACGCCGACGCTGCTGGACATCACCGGCATCACCACCGAGGTCACGTTCGTCGGCCAAGGATACAAGTTCCAGATCTGGGAACCCACGCGGTTTGCGGCCTACGAGCTGACAGCGCGCGAGCGGGCGCGGGCGCTTCGGCGCGCGCCGAAGCCGGCCCAGAAGCCGGAGGATGGCGCATGA
- the rsmH gene encoding 16S rRNA (cytosine(1402)-N(4))-methyltransferase RsmH, translating to MTVLEAGAAPHIPVLIAEVLSALSPLDGAVAIDGTFGAGGYSRAMLEAGAGRVIAIDRDPTAIEAGAALVAASAGRLTLVPGTFSELDRLATEAGEASVDGVVLDIGVSSMQLDRAERGFSFRADGPLDMRMSLSGPTAADVVNALEPKELARLFWIYGEEKQSMRIAKAIVARRDSEPFARTSELVAAIESVLGGKRFGEMHPATRAFQALRIHVNGELDQLSDALAAAERVLKPGGRLVVVTFHSLEDRIVKRFFADRSRERAGGSRHLPEATVPPATFHLEGRQPIDAGEAELAVNPRARSAKLRFGIRTEAPSRSIDRDALGVPSLFRDRP from the coding sequence ATGACCGTGCTCGAAGCCGGCGCTGCGCCGCACATTCCCGTTCTCATCGCCGAGGTGCTCTCGGCGCTGTCGCCGCTTGATGGCGCAGTGGCGATCGACGGCACGTTCGGTGCCGGCGGCTATAGCCGTGCCATGCTTGAGGCAGGCGCCGGCCGTGTCATTGCCATCGATCGCGACCCCACGGCGATCGAGGCGGGTGCCGCCCTGGTTGCCGCCAGCGCTGGCCGCCTGACGCTGGTGCCCGGCACCTTCTCCGAACTTGACCGATTGGCCACTGAGGCTGGCGAAGCCTCCGTTGATGGCGTCGTCCTTGATATCGGCGTTTCCTCCATGCAACTCGACCGGGCCGAGCGCGGCTTTTCCTTCCGCGCCGACGGCCCGCTCGACATGCGCATGAGCCTTTCCGGACCGACGGCGGCCGACGTCGTCAACGCGCTGGAACCCAAGGAACTCGCTCGCCTGTTCTGGATCTACGGCGAAGAGAAGCAGTCGATGCGTATCGCCAAGGCGATCGTGGCGCGGCGCGACAGCGAGCCGTTCGCCCGAACGTCGGAACTGGTGGCGGCCATCGAAAGTGTGCTGGGCGGCAAGCGCTTTGGCGAGATGCATCCGGCAACGCGCGCCTTCCAGGCGTTGCGCATCCACGTCAACGGCGAACTCGACCAGTTGTCCGATGCTCTCGCCGCCGCCGAGCGCGTGTTGAAGCCGGGCGGCCGGCTCGTCGTCGTCACCTTCCATTCGCTTGAGGATCGCATCGTCAAGCGCTTCTTCGCCGACCGTTCGCGCGAGCGGGCTGGCGGTTCGCGCCATTTGCCGGAGGCGACGGTGCCGCCCGCCACTTTCCACCTTGAGGGTCGGCAGCCGATCGATGCCGGTGAGGCGGAACTCGCCGTCAACCCACGCGCCCGCTCGGCCAAGCTCAGGTTCGGCATTCGCACCGAAGCGCCGTCCCGGTCGATCGACCGGGACGCGCTCGGCGTTCCCAGCCTTTTTAGGGACAGGCCATGA
- a CDS encoding peptidoglycan D,D-transpeptidase FtsI family protein — MNFRFGPFRKSAEPTAVTAGQDFRASARRGAGDTMRSRLFLTSACFILVYGTIIGRLVEMGVSLPQESVTLGNAQAAVSAARPDILDRNGEILATDIKFASLYAEPRRIVDPDEATEQLATVFPDLGTDAVRQRLASKQGFVWLKREITPTQQAAVHGLGIPGIGFLTENKRFYPSGRTVAYVTGHVNIDNQGIAGIEKYIDDQWLGDLQKAGMASNNLEPIRLSVDLRVQQVLHDEITAAMQRYTAKSSAAVVLNVKTGEVLGMTSAPDYDPMNPVEALDPNNMNRASAAVYEMGSTFKIFATSMALDSGKVKLTDSFDATQSLNIGGFTIHDFHGKHRVLTVPEIFIYSSNVGTGREALKVGSEGQQEFLKRLGLMDKVPTELPEIARPILPKRWSDLVTVTVSFGHGISVSPLATATAASAVMNGGILIPPTFFPRTEEEARLIGKRVLKQSTSEQMRYLMRLNVLAPGGSGKSADIPGYRIGGKTGTAEKVVNGRYSNDKRFNAFVATFPIDDPQYLVLVVLDEPNPERPGLPATAGMNAGPTAGNIIGRIAPMLNVEPRFDDVDVPLMAAY; from the coding sequence ATGAATTTCCGGTTTGGTCCGTTCCGAAAGTCCGCCGAGCCGACGGCAGTCACCGCCGGCCAGGATTTTCGTGCGTCCGCGCGGCGCGGCGCGGGCGATACCATGCGCAGCCGGCTTTTCCTCACCTCGGCTTGCTTCATTCTTGTCTACGGCACCATCATCGGCCGTCTGGTTGAGATGGGCGTCAGCCTGCCGCAGGAATCGGTAACGCTCGGCAATGCCCAGGCGGCGGTGTCGGCGGCCCGTCCCGATATTCTCGACCGTAACGGCGAGATTCTGGCGACCGACATCAAGTTCGCTTCGCTGTATGCCGAGCCGCGCCGCATCGTCGATCCGGACGAGGCGACCGAGCAGCTCGCCACCGTCTTCCCCGATCTCGGCACCGATGCGGTGCGCCAGCGCCTCGCCTCCAAGCAGGGCTTCGTCTGGCTGAAGCGCGAAATCACGCCGACCCAGCAGGCGGCCGTGCATGGCCTTGGCATTCCGGGTATCGGTTTCCTGACTGAAAACAAGCGCTTCTATCCGTCGGGCCGGACGGTTGCCTACGTCACTGGCCACGTCAACATCGACAATCAGGGCATCGCCGGCATCGAGAAATACATTGACGACCAATGGCTCGGCGATCTGCAGAAGGCGGGCATGGCCTCGAACAATCTCGAGCCGATCCGCTTGTCCGTCGACTTGCGCGTGCAGCAGGTGCTGCACGACGAGATCACGGCGGCGATGCAGCGCTATACGGCGAAATCGTCGGCTGCCGTGGTGCTCAACGTCAAGACGGGCGAAGTGCTCGGCATGACGTCGGCGCCCGACTACGACCCGATGAACCCGGTCGAAGCGCTTGATCCCAACAACATGAACCGCGCCTCGGCTGCGGTGTACGAGATGGGGTCGACCTTCAAGATATTCGCCACCTCGATGGCGCTCGATTCGGGCAAGGTGAAGCTCACCGACAGCTTCGACGCCACCCAGAGCCTCAACATCGGTGGCTTCACCATCCACGACTTCCATGGCAAGCACCGCGTGCTGACCGTGCCGGAGATCTTCATCTACTCGTCCAACGTCGGTACAGGCCGCGAGGCGCTGAAGGTCGGCTCAGAGGGGCAGCAGGAGTTCCTGAAACGTTTGGGGCTGATGGATAAGGTGCCGACCGAACTGCCGGAGATCGCCCGGCCGATCCTGCCCAAGCGCTGGTCCGACCTCGTCACCGTCACCGTGTCCTTCGGTCACGGCATCTCGGTGTCGCCGCTGGCCACCGCCACGGCGGCGAGCGCGGTGATGAACGGCGGCATCCTCATTCCGCCGACCTTCTTCCCGCGCACCGAGGAGGAGGCGCGCCTGATCGGCAAGCGGGTGCTGAAGCAGTCGACCTCCGAGCAGATGCGCTACCTGATGCGCCTCAACGTGCTGGCGCCCGGCGGTTCGGGCAAGTCGGCCGACATTCCCGGCTACCGCATCGGCGGCAAGACCGGCACCGCCGAAAAGGTCGTAAATGGCCGCTACTCCAACGACAAGCGCTTCAACGCCTTTGTCGCCACCTTCCCGATCGACGACCCGCAATATCTCGTGCTGGTGGTTCTCGACGAGCCCAACCCCGAGCGGCCCGGCCTGCCGGCCACCGCGGGTATGAATGCCGGGCCGACGGCCGGCAATATCATCGGCCGGATCGCGCCGATGCTGAACGTCGAACCGCGCTTCGATGATGTCGACGTGCCGCTGATGGCCGCCTACTGA
- a CDS encoding UDP-N-acetylmuramoylalanyl-D-glutamyl-2,6-diaminopimelate--D-alanyl-D-alanine ligase, whose protein sequence is MKLAELAPDILTLDPALRRISITGVTADSREVVPGSLFVALPGTRAKGIDFIPQAIEKGAAVVLADTEDELPAGLSVPVLRDPDPARRFARMLARFYGPQPKTVVAVTGTNGKTSVAAFVRQIWLSAGYEAASIGTVGVTTKAGNAYGNMTTPDAVTLHRTLHDLAADGIDHVAMEASSHGLIQRRLDGVEVAAGAFTNLSRDHLDYHGTMEAYMAAKMRLFDTILHPGSGAVVNLDDVYGEAFASAARICGLDLQTVGAAGNRIRILDVARDGWAQVATVDIGDGPRPVRIPLVGAFQVSNALVAAALASAEGSVSLSDALDALDGIKGAKGRLELVGYAPSQAPVFVDFAHTPAALEVALQTLRPFTVGRLVVAFGAGGDRDKGKRPQMGEVCARLADVAIVTDDNPRTEDAATIRSEVLAGCPGGIEIGDRTTAVRQGIAMLGPDDVFLIAGKGHETGQIIGRETVHYSDHEAVLATPGLTPSDRSLWPEGDFVTALQGRVEGALSPIDSISIDSRTVERGGAFFAIAGDRFDGHDFVEKALQKGAAVAVVSEAKRSSLPADIGPLVVVDDVLASLGRLGIRARERTAAKVIAVTGSVGKTSTKEALREALSASGAVHASAASFNNHWGVPLTLARMPTGSRYGIFEIGMNHPGEITPLTKMVRPHVAIITTVAPVHLEYFSSVRAIAEAKAEIFAGLEPGGTAILNRDSEFASLLAERARAHGAKVVFFGEHPEAEARLLKCSLQEDCTTITADILGDSVAYKLGAPGRHIAQNSLAVLAAVKIVGGDLMRAMLALQGHKQPKGRGKRHVLPMFGGTARLIDESYNANPTSMRAAIALLGAASVEGQGRRVAVLGDMLELGTEAAKLHAELIEPLKAAKVDTVFCAGPLMHNLWQELPRAMRGSYAETSKTLIDTLIDDIRAGDVLMVKGSLGSAMGPLVEALIARFR, encoded by the coding sequence ATGAAGCTCGCCGAACTTGCGCCCGATATCCTCACGCTCGATCCGGCCTTGCGCCGTATATCGATCACCGGCGTCACCGCCGATAGCCGTGAGGTTGTTCCCGGTTCGCTTTTCGTGGCATTGCCCGGCACCCGCGCCAAGGGCATCGACTTCATTCCCCAGGCCATCGAGAAGGGCGCGGCGGTGGTGCTCGCCGACACCGAGGATGAGCTGCCTGCCGGCCTCAGCGTGCCGGTGCTGCGCGATCCCGATCCCGCCCGCCGCTTCGCCCGCATGCTCGCCCGCTTCTACGGACCGCAGCCGAAGACGGTGGTGGCGGTGACCGGCACCAACGGCAAGACATCGGTTGCCGCCTTCGTTCGCCAGATCTGGCTTTCGGCTGGTTACGAAGCGGCATCGATCGGCACCGTCGGCGTGACGACCAAGGCCGGCAACGCTTACGGCAACATGACGACGCCCGACGCGGTGACGCTGCACCGGACGCTGCACGATCTTGCAGCCGACGGCATCGATCATGTGGCGATGGAAGCCTCCTCGCACGGCCTCATTCAGCGCCGGCTCGATGGCGTCGAAGTGGCGGCCGGCGCCTTCACCAACCTGTCGCGCGACCATCTCGACTATCACGGCACGATGGAAGCCTACATGGCCGCCAAGATGCGGCTGTTCGACACCATCCTGCATCCCGGCTCCGGCGCCGTCGTCAATCTCGACGATGTCTACGGCGAGGCATTCGCCTCGGCCGCTCGCATCTGCGGCCTCGATCTTCAGACGGTCGGAGCCGCTGGCAACCGCATCCGCATTCTCGACGTCGCCCGCGACGGTTGGGCACAGGTCGCCACCGTCGATATCGGTGATGGACCTCGGCCGGTCCGCATTCCGCTGGTCGGCGCCTTCCAGGTGTCGAATGCGCTGGTTGCCGCGGCGCTGGCGTCCGCCGAAGGTTCGGTGTCGCTCTCCGACGCGCTCGATGCGCTCGACGGCATCAAGGGTGCCAAGGGGCGGCTTGAACTGGTCGGCTACGCACCGTCGCAAGCGCCGGTGTTTGTCGATTTCGCGCATACGCCGGCCGCCCTCGAAGTGGCGCTCCAGACGCTGAGGCCATTTACCGTCGGCCGTCTCGTCGTCGCCTTTGGCGCCGGTGGCGACCGCGACAAGGGCAAGCGGCCGCAGATGGGCGAGGTCTGCGCCCGTCTTGCCGATGTCGCCATCGTCACCGACGACAATCCGCGCACCGAGGACGCGGCGACCATCCGTTCGGAAGTGCTGGCCGGCTGCCCCGGCGGCATCGAGATCGGCGATCGGACGACGGCGGTGCGCCAGGGCATCGCCATGCTCGGCCCGGACGATGTGTTCCTGATCGCCGGCAAGGGCCACGAGACCGGGCAGATCATCGGCCGCGAGACGGTGCATTATTCCGACCACGAGGCGGTATTGGCGACGCCGGGTCTGACGCCGTCCGATCGGTCGCTGTGGCCCGAGGGCGATTTCGTCACGGCGCTGCAAGGCCGTGTCGAGGGTGCTCTTTCGCCCATCGACAGCATTTCCATCGACAGCCGCACCGTCGAGCGTGGCGGCGCTTTCTTCGCCATCGCTGGCGATCGCTTCGACGGCCATGACTTCGTGGAAAAGGCGCTTCAGAAGGGCGCGGCGGTGGCCGTCGTTTCTGAGGCAAAGCGCTCGTCCCTGCCGGCCGATATCGGTCCGCTGGTGGTGGTTGACGACGTGCTCGCCAGCCTGGGGCGGCTCGGCATCCGGGCGCGCGAGCGCACCGCCGCCAAGGTGATCGCCGTCACGGGGTCGGTCGGCAAGACGTCGACCAAGGAAGCGCTGCGCGAAGCACTTTCCGCCTCGGGCGCGGTGCACGCCTCGGCCGCCTCCTTCAACAACCATTGGGGCGTGCCGCTGACGCTCGCCCGCATGCCAACCGGCAGCCGTTACGGCATATTCGAAATCGGCATGAACCACCCTGGCGAGATCACGCCGCTCACCAAGATGGTTCGGCCGCATGTCGCCATCATCACCACGGTGGCGCCGGTGCATCTTGAGTATTTCTCTTCGGTGAGGGCGATCGCCGAGGCAAAGGCCGAGATCTTCGCCGGCCTGGAACCGGGCGGTACTGCTATTCTCAACCGGGACAGCGAGTTCGCATCGCTGCTGGCCGAGCGTGCCCGCGCCCATGGCGCCAAGGTGGTGTTCTTCGGCGAACATCCCGAGGCGGAAGCTCGGCTTCTCAAGTGCTCATTGCAAGAGGATTGCACCACAATCACCGCCGACATCCTCGGCGACAGCGTTGCCTACAAGCTGGGCGCGCCGGGCCGGCACATCGCGCAGAACTCGCTGGCCGTGCTGGCCGCCGTCAAGATCGTCGGTGGCGACCTGATGCGGGCGATGCTGGCCCTCCAAGGTCACAAGCAGCCCAAGGGACGCGGCAAACGCCACGTGCTGCCGATGTTCGGTGGCACGGCACGGCTGATCGACGAGAGCTACAACGCCAATCCCACCTCGATGCGGGCGGCGATCGCGCTGCTCGGAGCGGCGTCGGTGGAAGGGCAGGGCCGCCGCGTCGCCGTGCTGGGCGATATGCTGGAACTTGGCACCGAGGCGGCAAAGCTGCACGCCGAGCTGATCGAGCCGTTGAAGGCGGCGAAGGTCGACACCGTGTTCTGCGCCGGCCCGCTGATGCACAACCTTTGGCAAGAGCTGCCGCGCGCCATGCGCGGCTCGTATGCCGAGACGTCCAAGACCCTTATCGACACGCTGATCGACGATATCCGCGCGGGCGACGTGCTGATGGTCAAGGGCTCGCTCGGCAGCGCCATGGGGCCGCTGGTGGAGGCGCTGATCGCTCGTTTTCGCTAG